Genomic segment of Chitinophagaceae bacterium:
GGAAAATCGAATGGAAGAATGTTTGTTTTTTTCTCCGTAAATAGCTTTTATTACATGCGAACCGGTATTTGACCCCGAGCTGCATGCACTTCCTGCTGATACGGCAATGTTTGACATATCAAGGTTAAACAGAAACATGTCTGTAGGCATAGAGGAAGGCAGGGAAACACTTAATATAGTATATAAGCTTTGCTCCGGGAAATTACCATTAATAGATATTTCAGGGTGAAAACTCAAAAGCTTTTCAGCAAAATAAAACTTTAAACCTTCAATGTGTTTTTTTTCTTCCTCAAAATTTTCCATGCAAATATCCAGGGCTTTTGCCATACCTATTATACCATAGATATTTTCTGTACCTGCCCGCATATTTCTTTCCTGAGAGCCGCCATCTATAAAAGGTTTTAAGGTGAGATTTTCATTTATGTAAATGAAGCCGATCCCTTTCGGGCCGTGGAATTTATGAGCAGAACCGGATAAAAAATCTATATCTAATTCCTGTAAGTCAAGAGGATAGTGGCCAACTGTTTGCACTGCATCAGAATGTAGTAGAGCTCCGTGTGTGCGACAAATTTCAGATACTTTTTTTATATCCAGTAAATTACCAATTTCATTATTGGCATGCATCAAACTGACTAAAGTTTTCCCGGTATCTTTTTTAGATAGTATACTTTCTAACTGCTGTAAATCAGG
This window contains:
- a CDS encoding cysteine desulfurase translates to MNVYLDNAATTAIDPRVLEAMMPFLKDNYGNPSSIHTHGREAKAGIEKARKSIASNLNASTGEVFFTSGGTEAVNMAIKCAVTDLGVETIITSPLEHHCVLHSCDCVKSKHNINIVMLDFDENGNPDLQQLESILSKKDTGKTLVSLMHANNEIGNLLDIKKVSEICRTHGALLHSDAVQTVGHYPLDLQELDIDFLSGSAHKFHGPKGIGFIYINENLTLKPFIDGGSQERNMRAGTENIYGIIGMAKALDICMENFEEEKKHIEGLKFYFAEKLLSFHPEISINGNFPEQSLYTILSVSLPSSMPTDMFLFNLDMSNIAVSAGSACSSGSNTGSHVIKAIYGEKNKHSSIRFSFSKFNTMEEADYVLEKVKRILPQEVSM